A window of the Vanessa cardui chromosome 12, ilVanCard2.1, whole genome shotgun sequence genome harbors these coding sequences:
- the LOC124534480 gene encoding UDP-xylose and UDP-N-acetylglucosamine transporter-like gives MNIKAALAICMVFVGCCSNVVFLELLVKEDPGSGNLATFLQFLFIATVGFCTVGKFGFAKRNIPFKQYILLVGFFWTSSVTNNYAFEFNISMPLHMIFRAGSLMANMAMGVWILKKKYSPLKYLAIFMISAGISICTIQSSGDVKAQRETHADAAEEEKLKFIDWLWWCLGIAILTFALFVSARMGIFQESLYSKHGKHPWEALYYTHLMPLVIWIPTTPNLINHVQIALNTPEIDFLGFVLPRQVLWMILYVLTQGLCISAVYVLTTECASLIVTLTVTLRKFVSLLFSILYFRNPFTFGHWVGTGLVFLGTMIFTELLQKFILMFVPKDKKKVQ, from the coding sequence ATGAATATAAAAGCAGCTTTAGCCATTTGCATGGTTTTTGTTGGATGCTGTTCCAACGTAGTATTTTTGGAGTTGCTTGTTAAGGAAGATCCAGGATCCGGCAACTTGGCCACTTTTCTGCAGTTCCTATTTATTGCTACCGTTGGATTCTGCACAGTCGGAAAGTTCGGCTTCGCTAAACGAAACATTCCATTCAAACAATATATTCTCCTCGTGGGTTTTTTTTGGACAAGCAGCGTCACAAACAATTATGCATTTGAATTCAACATATCTATGCCGTTACACATGATATTCAGAGCTGGATCATTAATGGCGAACATGGCTATGGGAGTTTGgatattgaagaaaaaatacTCACCACTTAAATATCTTGCCATTTTCATGATTTCAGCTGGTATTTCCATATGTACTATACAATCTAGTGGAGATGTTAAGGCACAAAGAGAAACCCATGCAGACGCTGCTGAAGAAGAGAAATTGAAGTTCATTGACTGGCTTTGGTGGTGTCTGGGCATAGCCATCTTAACCTTTGCGCTATTTGTCTCAGCTAGAATGGGAATATTCCAGGAATCACTATATTCAAAACATGGAAAGCATCCTTGGGAAGCATTGTATTACACGCATTTAATGCCATTAGTAATTTGGATACCGACCACTCCGAATCTGATCAACCACGTCCAAATTGCTCTGAATACACCTGAAATAGATTTCTTAGGATTTGTTTTACCTAGACAGGTTCTATGGATGATCCTATATGTTCTGACTCAGGGTTTGTGCATCAGTGCTGTTTATGTTCTGACAACTGAATGCGCTTCACTGATTGTCACATTAACCGTCACTCTTAGgaaatttgtttcattattgttttcaattttatactTCAGGAATCCATTCACTTTCGGTCACTGGGTGGGTACAGGTCTAGTCTTTCTTGGTACTATGATATTTACCGAACTACTACAGAAGTTCATTCTTATGTTCGTACCAAAGGATAAGAAGAAGGTACAGTAA